Proteins encoded in a region of the Planococcus citri chromosome 1, ihPlaCitr1.1, whole genome shotgun sequence genome:
- the LOC135847784 gene encoding uncharacterized protein LOC135847784 produces MGGFICSKCKTSFTRKNNLVRHIKRNSSCVFISSPIKKNKIEGEFICDKCGVNFTTKKHVARHVANGVCSVSKSKKKISKNKPNPKKNSNSNNYRILRFENIAEFFLWKDNEEQRTLSKYSQDTSAWTTKQRSKKIRYRCHRGGYIRLKDESLRKRHVKRKGSCKINNYCSAHILYEENLDDGKITVQYNPIHCNHSVEMKHLPLSSTDKENIAEKLKVGVPLDRVLDDIRDTLEDNQVTRTQLITKHELHNIMQEKKISYQERKSYYDPVSVELIIEEYRTNLGKDTPFKFYKEQGVQQEPFEKDDVLLVMMDKMQIALMKQFGCNKICVDSTHATNNYEYYLNTVLVVNDVDMGVPVAHAISNKENTVFIKKFFEVIKEECGVIQTNTLRSCQTTSQLT; encoded by the exons ATGGGTGGCTTTATTTGTTCCAAGTGCAAAACAagttttacaagaaaaaataaCCTTGTGCGGCATATTAAACGTAACAGTAGTTGTGTTTTTATATCAtcaccaattaaaaaaaataaaatcgaaggTGAATTTATATGTGATAAATGTGGTGTTAACTTTACCACTAAAAAACATGTAGCTCGGCATGTTGCCAATGGGGTATGCTCTGTTtcaaagagcaaaaaaaaaatttcaaagaataagCCTAACCCCAAGAAGAATAGCAATTCTAATAATTATAGAATCCTGAGATTCGAAAATATTGCCG aattttttttatggaaggaCAACGAAGAACAAAGAACgttgtcaaaatattcacaagATACGAGTGCTTGGACAACTAAACAACGCAGTAAAAAAATTCGATACAGATGCCACAGAGGCGGATACATACGACTCAAAGATGAGTCCTTGCGGAAAAGACATGTGAAACGGAAAGGATCCTGTAAAATAa ATAACTATTGCTCAGCACATATATTGTACGAAGAAAACCTGGATGATGGGAAAATTACTGTACAGTACAACCCAATTCACTGTAACCACTCTGTGGAAATGAAGCATCTCCCTCTATCTTCTACAGATAAAGAGAATATTGCTG aaaaactCAAAGTTGGCGTACCGTTGGATCGTGTGTTGGATGATATTCGTGACACATTAGAAGATAATCAGGTTACAAGGACCCAGCTAATAACAAAGCATGAACTGCACAATATTatgcaggaaaaaaaaatttcttaccaAGAACGGAAATCATACTATGATCCGGTGAGCGTTGAGTTGATAATTGAAGAGTACCGTACGAATTTAGGAAAAGATACTCCTTTCAAGTTTTATAAAGAACAAGGTGTGCAGCAAGAGCCCTTTGAGAAAGATGACGTGCTTTTAGTAATGATGGATAAAATGCAAATTGCT CTTATGAAGCAATTCGGCTGTAATAAGATATGCGTAGACAGTACTCATGCTACAAACAACTACGAATATTATTTGAATACAGTTCTGGTAGTCAACGATGTCGATATGGGTGTACCAGTGGCACACGCGAtctcaaataaagaaaatacagtatttataaaaaaatttttcgaagtaaTCAAGGAAGAATGTGGTGTAATTCAAACAAATACGTTACGTTCATGTCAGACGACTTCCCAGCTTACATAA
- the LOC135849721 gene encoding uncharacterized protein LOC135849721 yields MGKPTHTLLCHWHVDKNWRKNLKLVNGSKELKDEIYKVVRTLMDEKDAASFPNIVISAVEKLKNDPNTAAFGKYFEREYSERYETWAFAFRKYIGMNTNMKIEAMHNLLKNVYLNGLKNKRVDKLINTLLKMNRNKAFERLSHLVMETDSHTHKKVRDRHVTGKTIPAEDVSIISFGVSGVGQVKSQSKSNQSSIYEITKISDECSCRLRCEDCNNICVHLFECTCDDYVFGYNICKHLHAYALKVQFLDECGPLAPVYEAAEVHNILEILQSQSPTEIKNDSLKKRDTIQDLAREIIQNVQCCSEIPFDEDDNKAISSLKQINKMLQLKVKGLQKKKMTKSPMNKKIDHQKRFYSTKKKRASGHHPSKPSTTEKAELKKLVLESKCDLINFNSSDHTYIPST; encoded by the coding sequence ATGGGAAAACCGACACATACTCTATTATGCCATTGGCACGTAGATAAGAACTGGCGTAAAAATTTGAAGCTTGTGAACGGATCAAAAGAACTCAAAGACGAGATTTATAAAGTAGTTCGGACGTTGATGGATGAAAAAGACGCAGCATCTTTTCCAAATATTGTTATATCCGCAgtagagaagttgaaaaatgatccgAATACTGCGgcgtttggaaaatattttgagcgTGAGTACAGCGAACGATATGAAACATGGGCGTTTGCATTCCGCAAATACATTGGcatgaatacgaatatgaagatCGAAGCCATGCACAATTTGCTGAAGAATGTGTATCTCAATggtttgaaaaacaaaagggTCGATAAACTTATCAACACGCTCCTAAAAATGAACCGTAACAAAGCTTTTGAACGATTGAGTCACTTAGTTATGGAGACTGACTCGCATACCCACAAAAAAGTGCGCGATCGGCATGTAACTGGCAAGACAATCCCTGCTGAAGATGTTTCAATTATCAGCTTTGGTGTAAGTGGTGTAGGACAAGTTAAGTCGCAGAGTAAGAGTAACCAGTCATCGatttatgaaattacaaaaatttccgaCGAATGCAGCTGCAGACTGCGCTGCGAGGATTGTAATAATATTTGTGTCCATTTATTCGAATGTACATGTGATGATTATGTGTTCGGGTACAATATTTGTAAACATCTGCATGCATATGCTCTTaaggttcaatttttagatgaatGTGGTCCGTTAGCGCCAGTTTATGAAGCTGCAGAAGTGCACAATATTCTCGAAATTCTCCAGTCACAATCTCCAACTGAAATCAAGAATGATTCTCTCAAGAAAAGGGATACCATCCAAGATCTTGCGagagaaataattcaaaatgtgcAGTGTTGCAGTGAGATTCCTTTTGATGAAGATGATAACAAAGCAATTTCGTCTTTAAAGCAGATCAACAAAATGCTTCAGTTGAAAGTGAAAGGTCtacagaaaaagaaaatgaccaaatcccctatgaacaaaaaaattgatcatcaaAAGCGGTTTtactccacaaaaaaaaaacgtgcatCCGGGCACCATCCCAGTAAACCAAGCACTACGGAGAAAgctgaattgaaaaagttaGTGCTGGAATCGAAGTGTGACCTCATAAATTTTAATTCTAGCGATCATACTTACATTCCTTCTACTTGA